The genomic DNA TATCGGTCACTTTGGAGGCATAATCGATGGTGAGGAGCTCTTCCTCGTGCCATACCATTTTGTCAATCCTTTCGATGTGGATCATCCCGTTTCCGTGGGTTCTCGGCATCTTAGGATTAACCATCGCGATGATTTTTTTAGCGGTATCTACTGCTGCTCTCGCCACATCTACGGAAGTTCCCAGCGTGCAATAGCCGTGGGCATCTGGCGGAGAAACGGTGACAATAGCCACATCTAACGGCAAAATTTCTTTCTTAAACAAAAGCGGAATTTCGCTCAAAAACACAGGGACAAAATCTCCGCGCCCAGAGTTTACCGCATCTCTCACCGGCGTAGAGACAAACAATGAGTTGATATAAAAACTGTCTTTGTACTGTGGCTTCGCTATTTCCATATTCCCTTGTTGGGTAATGGAGACCACCTCTACATTAGAGAGCCTGTGGGCTTGTCTGGCGAGTTCATCTATTAAATAATTGGGCGTGCAGGCACTGCCGTGCATAAAAATACGCTCGCCGCTTTCTACAATGGATATCGCCTCTTCGGCGGATACATAATGATGCATTTTATTGTAATTTAATAATTATCTTGGTTAGTTTATGGCGCTTCTATCCAGCTGGTCACATAGTCTGGGTCTTCTATTTTTAGCGCCTCTTCTGTAATTTTTAAAGGACGGAAAGGGTCCACCATTACGGCATATTCTTCCGTGGATTTCTTACCGATGCTCCGCTCCATAGCGCCTGGGTGCGGCCCGTGGACAATGCCCCCTGGGTGAAGCGTGAAGTCCATCAAATCAATATGGTTGCGGCTCATAAAATCGCCCTCGGTGTAGAATAAAACCTCATCGCTATCAATATTAGAGTGGTTGTATGGGGCAGGTATCGCCTGCGGATGATAGTCGTAAAGCCGTGCTACAAAGGAGCAAACCACAAAATTATGGGCTTCAAAATTCTGATGAATTGGTGGCGGCAAATGCACGCGCCCTGTAATGGGTTCAAAGTTTTTGATATTGAATTTATATGGATAGAAATAGCCATCCCAGCCCACCACATCAAAAGGATGCGTAGCGTAGATGAAATCGGTAATTTGGTTTTCTTTTTTCACTTTGATGAGGAAATCGCCCTGTTCATCGTGAGGCGCCACAAAAGTAGGGGCTATAATATCCCGCTCACAGAACGGCGAGTGTTCCAACAGTTGTCCAAACTCGTTTCGGTAGCGCTTAGGCGTATAGATTGGCGAATGGCTTTCTAAGAAAAATAGGACATTCTCTGGCGTATCAAACTCTATTTGATAAATGGTGCCCCTCGGAATGATGAGATAATCCCCCACTCCAAACGGGATATTGCCCACAAAAGTTTTGAGCACGCCAGAGCCTTCGTGCACGAAAAATAGCTCATCACACTCGGCATTTTTGTAGAAATACGGCGTGGATTGCTGTGGTTTGGCTAAGCCCATTTTCAAATCATTATTGAGTAAAAGGACTTTTCGGCTCTCTAAGAAATCAGCTTCGGGTTTCACATTTTTCCCCTTGAACATCCGTGGGATAATGTTTTTGTCCACCGCTATTTTTGGGGTAACATCTACCGTCTGCCCCACCGATTTAATTTGCGTAGGGCGATGGATATGGTACAATAGCGAGGCTATACCGTGAAAGCCCTCGGTGCCAAACAGTTGCTCATAGTAAAAATTGCCCTCTGGGGACTTAAATACGGTATGTCTTTTTTGTGGAATTTTCCCTAACTGTAAGTATCTCATTTTTCTTTTCTTTTAGATGAAGTCCAAAAGTACGGAATTTTTATAAAATACCCGATATGAATTTTGTCAAGGATAAAAACTGAGCCTCAACCTATTTTTCCATTAAAAAACCGAAATTTAGCGGTAATATTTTCTTCGCCAAAAATGCCATAGGGCTGCACAGAGTGCCAAAATACCCAGCGGCAACAGGAGGTTGAGCCATTGCCATTCGGTTTTTTCCTCGTTAATCCTCTGGCGGTCTAAAAGCCTCACTTTGATGTTTCGGTTTCTGAGCGTCATCAGCTGGCTGTCATCTAACAGCCAATCCAAAGCATTACGCAGAAATTGCTCGTTGCCATACTGTTGGTTGGTCAGCAAATCTGCCCCCAATGGCAGTGCCTCGCCTTTTAAGATTTGGTTCCTGCCCACATCGCCATCGGCAATAATGATCATTTTATTCTCTGGGCTTTGGTTTTTAAAGTGTGGATAGGACATCCGCTCACTCCGCGAGGCATAGGCAGAAGTGAACTTCCCTTCCAAGCTTACTGCAAAAATCTTCGGTACGCTGGGGCGTTCCATAGCGCCCAAAGAATCTACATTGACAATCTCCGCCAGAGAGACATAGTTCGGCACCGACTTGGTGGTGGTTCTGTCACTGGATTCAAAAAGGACTTCTTTCTTAATGTTCGCACGCGCCAAAGTATCAATAGAAGTCGGAAATTCCAACTTAACGGGGTCTATATTTTTGGTAATCACTTGGTTGCCCTCTGCAATCCCCAAAGGGAAATAGGGCCAAAGGAAATTCTGATATTGTGGGTTGCCCGCAATTTCGCCAGCGCTCAACCGCACCAATGCTGTTTTCTTAAAATCTTTAACCAAAGTGGGCGAAATCCGAATGCCATAATTGAAAAAGAAATCCGTGAGGTTGAGGTCCACAGGATATGCCATAATCCTTTTGGCGTGGAATAGCGTGTCCATATCGGCGTTTACAGCATCTATCATCCAGAGGGTTTTTCCACCGTTCATAATGTATTGGTCTATCACCAGTTTCTCCTCATCGTTAAAGGGTTTTCTCGGTTTGGCAATCACCAAAGCATCCATTTTTTTTTAGTTTCGGAATATCTGCCGTTGATAGCCCTGTGGATTTTCCTGGGATGATGGGGCCTACATTATAACGCTCCAATGCCATATCGACAAAGCCTTGAAATGCATCAGGTTTCAGTTCATCGTGATTGACTAAAATACCGATGTTTTTTTTTGTGATTTTCGGTAAGGTTTTTAATCTGAGAAACCAAATTATACTCCAAATGGTCTATGGACTGTGCCAGTTGCTGATTCGCATCAATACCCATCTGTTGCACGATGAGCGAGGTAGAGGCGCCATAGCCATCATACTTAAACACGGCGTACGGAAATAGCACAATCTCTGATACCTTGCCATCTTTCATATCTGGTAAAATGGAGGGCGACATCCCCATCGCCATTAGGGTATCTTGCGACATTTTGGTCTTAATGGGGTCTATAAAAGTATAGTCTATTTTAGGGTTGATTTTTCGAAAAGCCTCCACCATAAACTGGGTTTCGCTCTGGAGTTGTTTAAACGATGCAGGAAAATCGCCGTCTAAATAAATTTCAATTTTGAGTGGCTTTTTTACAGATTTTAAGACTTCCACTGTGGCATCTGACAAGGTATAGCGCTTTTCCTGAGTTAAATCTAACCTCTGATACCAAACGCCTAAACACCCCAAAAGAAGCACCACAGCAGCGCCTATCCACCAAAATTTATTTTTGATACCTACTTTCATTTTATGATTTCTTTTTATTGATAAAATAATAAGTTGCTCCGAGGCTCAGCACCAGCACCAACAGAAAATAACTAACATCTCTACTGTCCACCAGCCCGCGTGTAAAACTCATATAGTGATAATAAAAACCGAAGTTTTGCAGCCAATAATCGGCGCTGCCCAACAGTTTATAGCTCGCCAATTGTTCTATCCCGAAATAGAGGATAAAATTAGCGCCTGTCCCCATCAGATACGCCATCATTTGGTTAGAAGCATGCGACGATGCCCAAATGCCCACGCCAGAAAAAGCCGCAATAAGAAGTAACAATCCGCCATAGCCGCCCCACATCATCCCCATATCTAAATGATCTTCGGTCACGCTTAAATTAGATAAAGTCGCTACGATAACACACGATGGCAACAAGCACAATAGCCCCACCACAAAGACCGCTGCCCACTTGCCCACCACTAAGCTCAAAGTGCTAACAGGTTGAGAAAAAAGCCAATAGAGCGTGCCATTCTGCTGTTCTTCGGCAAAAGATTTCATACTCAGCACAGGGATAATAAAAAGCAACAACCACGGCGACAGCGCAAAATAAGGCTGCATAGAAGCAGAGCCAATATCAAAAAGATTAAAACTATTCTCAAAGAAAAATAGAAATAAAGTGCTGATGATGCTAAAAATCGCGATAGCCGCCCATGCTACACCACCCGATAAATAGGCTCTAAAGTCTTTTTTGAAAATGGAAATCATACCCTTCTAAACGCTTATTTTTTATTTTTATTGACTAATTTAACGGTCACCATAATTAAAACCACAATGCCTAAAAAGCCGAGCAACAATTGCCACCAATACGCTAACACATTGGCTTTTAAAATCACGGTGAAGACCACTAAAAATAATATAAAAGTCGCCACTTCATTGGCTTGCCTCAGCTTGATATTCGCGATGTTTAGGGTTTCGTTTTTTAAGTTCTGGAGCCCTTGCACCTGCCGCCAGCACCAATAATGATACGCAGCCAAGCCCACCAAAAAGGTTAATTTTAAATGAAACCAAGGCATTTTTAAAAGATATGGATTGAGGTAAATTAAGCATAATCCAAAAACCAGCATCAGCACGCCAGCGGGCAAGATGATGATATCCCAAAGGCGCTTCGCCATGTAGGCATATTGGGTGCGCAGAATACTTTGCTTCGGTTCTGGAAACGCGTCTGTATCTTTATAGTACACCAACAGCCTCACCAAGTAGAAAATCCCAGCGAAATAACTCACCATAAAGATGATATGCAGGGCTTTTATAATCAAATTTGCCATATTACAATCTATCCATTATTGAAATTCTATATATATATTTTCGCCGATATTGATGCCCAATAAAGACTGTGCGCCATTCTGCCGAGAGCCCTTATAGATAGCGATTTCTAACAAGTCGGCATCATTAAAAATAGCCAAAGATTTGCCGTGGTATTCGCTTTCTCGTTGCCAATCTGTTACCACATCTGTGTATTGCTGGTAAACTTTTGTGAAGGTATAATTTCTAAATTTAATGGCAAACTGAGAATAAAGCACCGCTTTTTCATTAAAAAAAGTTCTGCTGATATTGGACACCGCATTGCCAAAATTATCAATGTAAAGCATCTGCCCTACCATCATTTTGTCGGTATAGATAGGCCTTGGGAACGAGATTTCCTTTGGTGTAGCGTACTTTCTACCGATGACCTCTGGCAATCCTCCATTATGCAAATGCACCGCCGCAGGCACTAAAATATCCGTAGCGGTAAAGCGCACCTCATCATCAAACCTATTATTGATGGTAATTTCATAAATTTCATCAGGTTTAATGTCAAAAAAAATCAGCCCCATAACCCCATTATCCACAGTTACGAAATAATGCCCATCCACCTTATACACCAAGGCTTTTCTATCCTGATGGTAAAAACTATCCACCGCGATTAAATGCACGGTACCTTTAGGGAAATGGCGGTAAGCATTCCGAACGATGTATGCGGTCTGCAGGAGGTTATAAGGTTCTATCTGGTGCGTTAAATCAATGATTCTGGCATCTTCCTTTAAAGAGATAATGCTCCCTTTAATAGCGCCCACACGAGGGTCTATCAGTCCGTAGTCCGAAGTAAGCGTAATCACTGGCATTTTGCAAAGATAAGATTTTTGGTTTAGAAATATGGCGGCTATCGGTGAATATGCCTTGCTATCACCTCAAAAAAAGAGTTCCAATAAAGCCAAAGGCGACAAATCTCTAAAGAAACCTGCCGCCAATGGATCTTATAATGGATAAGTTAGCTTTTGCTCATCATCAGCACCTCATCTATTTTTTCTACTTTGATTAAATGGTGCTTGGTCAGGTTTTTTGTGGCTTTGTCCCATTTTTTGCCAGAAAGCCCCGCTTGGTTCTTCACCTCTGCCAAAGGTTGGGCACCTTCTTGGCGGTCTAATATGGAGAGGATGATTTGTTCCTCCTCGTTGAGTTCTACTTTGGGTTGTAGTTTTTCGGGTTTCATCTGTGGGAAGAACAGCACCTCTTGGATAGAGGCATTGTTGGTTAAGAACATCACCAATCTGTCCATACCGATGCCTAAACCAGCTGTTGGCGGCATTCCGTATTCCAAGGCACGGATGAAATCTTGATCGATGAACATCGCCTCATCATCGCCTTTTTCGGATAGTTTAAGTTGTTCCTCAAAGCGCTCTCTTTGGTCGATAGGGTCGTTAAGCTCAGAGTAAGCGTTCGCAATTTCTTTTCCGCAAACCATCAATTCAAAGCGCTCTGTAAGTCCCTCTTGGCTACGGTGTTTTTTGGTCAGCGGCGACATTTCAATCGGATAATCCGTGATGAAAGTCGGCTGGATAAAGTTGCCTTCGCACTTTTCGCCAAAAATCTCATCGATAAGTTTGCCTTTGCCCATCGTTTCATTCACCTCAATACCAATAGATTGCGCGAAAGTTCTGAGCTCCTCCTCGGTTTTTCCTGTAATATCAAAACCTGTGTATTTTTTAATAGCTTCCGTCATAGAAATCCGTGGGTATGGGGCTTTCCAATTGATGGTATGTTCCCCAAACTGAGAAACTGGCGTGCCGTTAACCGCCGTAGCGCAGTGTTCCAAAAGTTTTTCCGTGAAGTCCATCATCCAGTGGTAATCTTTATACGCCACATAGATTTCCATCGCGGTAAATTCTGGGTTGTGCGTTCTATCCATTCCTTCGTTTCGGAAGTTTTTTGAGAATTCATACACGCCATCAAAACCGCCGACAATCAAGCGTTTTAAATACAACTCATTGGCAATCCTCATATATAGCGGAATATCCAAAGCATTGTGATGGGTGATGAATGGTCTGGCTGCCGCTCCCCCAGGAATGGCTTGTAGGATAGGCGTTTCCACTTCAAAATAGCCTGCATCATTAAAAAACTGGCGCATCGCATTGAAGAGTTTGGTTCTCTTCACAAAAATTTCTTTAACCTGAGGGTTAACCGTTAAATCCACATAGCGCTGTCTGTAGCGGAGTTCAGGGTCGTTAAAGGCATCGTGTACCACGCCGTTTTCATCTATTTTAGCTTGTGGTAGCGGGCGAAGCGCTTTGGTGAGAAGGGTAAAATTTTTAACCATTACCGTCATCTCTCCCACTTGGGTTTTGAACAATTCGCCCTCTATACCGATAATATCGCCGATGTCTAACAAGTGCTTATAAACCTCGTTGTAAAGGGTTTTATCTTCCCCTGGGCATACCTCATCACGATTGAAATAAATCTGAATGCGCCCTTCGGCATCTTGCAATTCTGCAAAGGAAGCTTTCCCCTGAATACGGCGCGACATCAACCGTCCTGCCAACTTTACGGCTTTGCCTTCTTGGAAGTTTTGTTTGATGCTGGCGGTGGTATCAGATATAGCGTATTCATCAGCTGGAAAGGCATTGATGCACATTTGTGACAGCTTCTGTAATTTCTCTCTACGGATAATTTCTTGTTCGGATAACTGCATAATGATTCTTAATTTAAGAGGGCAAATTTACTAATTATAATACAGATAGCAAAGCCTTAACCTCAGCAATGCCCACAGCTTTGGTTTATGCCTCTTCATCCAACCAATGGTCTTCCTCAAAGGAGATATTGTCATCTGCCAAAAGGCGAGCCTCACGCTCCAAAGATTCTTTGATGGTAAAGGTGGTATCGCTATCAATATCTTGTCGCGCCAAACGCACGGTAGAGTCTTTATCTATCGCCACAAACCTATTGGCTAAGCGGCGTGCAGCGTATTTTCTAAACCCTGATGCGTGCAGAATGTCCACACCCATATTCACCGCCGTTTCCAAAGTTTCTCTATAAATATGCTCCACGCCATCATTGATGAATTCATAGGCGTCAAAACGGTTTCTGGCTCTCACAAATATTTTAAGATGCGGGAAATGCCGCTTGGCGAGTTGGATCAAGAATTTATTCCCCTCGGGGTCATCTAAGCACAGCACCAAAATCTCCGCTTGCTCGGCACCTGCCACCCGTAGAATTTCCAAGCGGCGGGCATCGCCATAATACACCTGAAAGCCCTGTTGCCGAAGAATATTCACCCTGTTAGAATCATTATCGAGAATGGTTGCCTTAACCCCACTGATTTTCAATAAACGCCCTACGGTACTTCCAAAATGCCCAAAACCCACGATGATAATTTTCTTCTGCCTGAGTTGTTCCAAATTAAAATCCGTAGTGTCTTCCTCTTGTTTGACATTGAAATTAGGGGCTATAATCCTCTCATTCAGTAGCAATAGAAAAGGTGTGCTCATCATAGAAATCGCCACAACGGAGACCATTTGCGAGCTTTCCACATCGGTTAATAGGTATAATTTTGTGGCAAAAGTGATGATGACAAATGCAAACTCTCCAACCTGAGACATTCCAAAAGCATAGAGGAAATTTTGGTCGTTGCTCATCTTAAATAAACGCCCTACCACAAAGAGTACCAAGAACTTAACTATGATAATCATCATCACCATTGAAAAGATGAACATAGGATCTTGGCGGATTATATCAAAATTGATGGTAGAGCCCACGCTCACAAAAAACACTGCCAACAGCAATCCTTTGAAGGGGTCTATCTGGCTCTCCAATTCGTGTCTGAACTCGCTATTCGCTAACATAACACCAGCCAAAAAAGCCCCTAATGCTGGGCTTAGCCCTGCGATAATCATCAGTTCTGATACGCCCACAAGTAGGAATAAGGAAGAGGCTGTAAGGAGCTCATTCATTCCGCTGCGGGAGACATAGCGGAGGAACGGCACGAACACATATCGCCCCAAAAGAATCAGCACACCCACACCTAATATCACGGAAAAAGGCTGCAGCCAATCGGGAAGATAGGTGATCAAAAGGGCTTCGTTCTCTGATTGTCCAGATGCCGAGAGCATCGGCAAGAGTGCCAGTATCGGGATTACGGCAATATCTTGAAATAATAAAGTAGAAAATGAGGCTTCGCCAGAAACGGTATTAAAGAGGTTCTTTTCTTTTAAAGTTTGTAGAACGATGGCTGTGGAGGACATCGCGAAAGCCAAGGAAATCACCAAATTAGGTGTGGTAGCCCAACCTGAAGCATAGAGAATCAGATAAACCAGCGTAAAGGTCAGCGCCAATTGCGAAAAGCCTAAGCCTAAAATGCTCCGCCGCATCGCCCAAAATTTACGCGGTTCCAACTCTAAACCAATGATAAAGAGCAACATCACCACGCCAAATTCTGTGCTATGCATCACATCTTGGGCATTTCCTGTTAGTTTCAAAACAAAAGGTCCCACCAAAATCCCACCAATAATGTAGCCAATAACCGAGCTAAACCCCAATTTCCGCACGATAGGCACCAAAGTGATGGCAGCGCCCAAATAAACTAAAGCTATCGTAAATATCCCCTCCGACATTTCAATTAGAATTTATAAATTGTTGAATTAAAGTTTTTACCTCACCCACATAGTGCTGATCTTTCTGTTTGGCGGTATAAATGGGAATCATCCTCTCCACGCGCACGCCCGTCAGTTCCAAGCTCTTTGCCAACGGCGCCAAATAGTTTTCTAATGGATATTGGTACATCCCTTCTGGACTAAACGCCGCCTCCGAGCCGCCCGTGGTCACCACAATCAGGGCGCGTTTGTCTTTCAGCGGACTATCTTGAAGTTTGTTCAGCCAGCGCATATCTAAAACCTCGCTGAGCCATAAGCTAAGCAAAGGCGGCACACTCAACCATATCAAAGGGAAATGAAACACAATTTTATCATAAGCTTTTATCCGCTTGCGCTCCCCTAAACGCCGCAATGTGGAAGTCTGGGTATTCCTCATATAAATCTCGGAATGTGAGTCCCTCCACCCCTTGATAAACCTCTATCACTTGGGCGTTAAACACCGAATGTTCCAAAAAAGGATGGGCAAAAAGCACTAATGTTTTTTTCAAGAATCAATATTTTGCGTAAAGATATAAAAATAAATTGAGCACGCCAATAGCCTGCCTTTCATCAGAAGATAAAAATGGGGGGGGGGGTTCTTTTTATTGAAGCCTGCATCGGAATTTTTCATTGAGAAAAAAAGGCTTATCTTTGCGGCTTGATAACAAGAGTGGCTTGTTGCTTTGTGCCAGACACAAAGAGGAAAGTCCGGACACCATAGGGCAGCATAGCGGCTAACCGCCGTCCGTAGTGATACGAGGACCAGTGCAACAGAAAGCAAGTACAGTTAGGCTGTAGTGAAATCAGGTAAACTCTATGCGGTGCAATGCTAAGTATATCGGCAACCAAGGGTAGCCCGCCCAATGCCGAGGGGTAAGCAGCTCAAGCAAGGCAGCAATGCCTCTGCGTAGATAAATAACAAGCACCCCTTTTGGGGTACAGAATCCGGCTTATAGCTTTTGTTATCTTTTAACCAAAAACCACCGAAACGCTATGTAACGGTGGTTTTTATTTTTATTGATGCCTTGCCAATTTTATAAGCCTACCAATACGGGACAATGGTCAGAATGGTAAACCTCGCTGAGGATCACACCTCTTTTTAAGCGTTCTTTGAGGGATTCTGCCACAAAATGGTAATCCAAACGCCAGCCTTTGTTCCTCGCTCTGGCATTCTGCCGATAACTCCACCACGAATAATGGTTGGGTTCATCATTAAAAAATCTAAAACTGTCAATCAGCCCACATTCTGCCATAAAGTCTGTCATCCACTGGCGTTCTATGGGTAAAAAGCCCGAAACATTTTTCAGTCGCACAGGATCGTGGATATCTATCGCTTGGTGACAAATATTAAAATCCCCAGAGATAATGAGGTTGGGAATGCTTTTTCTTAAAGTTTTGATGTAGTCCAAAAAGTCATAACAAAACTGCATTTTAAAATCCAAGCGCTCTATATTAGATGCCGAAGGCACATAAACGGAAATCACGGAGCAATCCTCAAAATCGGCGCGGATAATTCTACCTTCCCTATCGTAAGCGTCTATACCGCAACCGTATTCTATACGTTTCGGCTCTATTTTCGCGGCGATGCCTACACCGCTGTAACCTTTTCTCTCCGCTGAAAACCAATAATTATGGTAGCCTGCCTCTTCTATTTTGGTGGTTTCTATTTGCTCTGGGCTGGCTTTGCTCTCTTGAAAACAAATGACCTCTGGCGCCGCTATGGTCAGCCAATCTAAAAGTCCTTTATTAAAAGCTGCACGGATGCCATTAACATTATAAGATATAATCTGCATAGTGGATGTCTTATGGTTTATACTGAAGGCGTTATGGTGCTGAAGTCCATTTCTTCTTTAATCTCCTTGATGAGTTGCTCCATTTCTGCCAAACTTAGAATTTCTAAAAAGCGCTTGCGGTATTCCTTAAAGTGGGGAATGCCTCGGAAATAGTTGCTGTAATGTTGCCTCATTTCTATCAAGCCTAAGCGCTCGCCTTTCCATTCGGCACTCCACTCCGCATGGTGCCTTACGGCGGTCAGGCGGTCTGCCATAGTAGGCGGCGGTAGCAACTCCCCCGTAGCGAAGAAATGTTTGATTTCGTTAAAAATCCAAGGGTAGCCAATGGCAGCACGCCCTATCATCACGCCATCGCAAGCATATTTTT from Riemerella columbina includes the following:
- a CDS encoding homogentisate 1,2-dioxygenase; amino-acid sequence: MRYLQLGKIPQKRHTVFKSPEGNFYYEQLFGTEGFHGIASLLYHIHRPTQIKSVGQTVDVTPKIAVDKNIIPRMFKGKNVKPEADFLESRKVLLLNNDLKMGLAKPQQSTPYFYKNAECDELFFVHEGSGVLKTFVGNIPFGVGDYLIIPRGTIYQIEFDTPENVLFFLESHSPIYTPKRYRNEFGQLLEHSPFCERDIIAPTFVAPHDEQGDFLIKVKKENQITDFIYATHPFDVVGWDGYFYPYKFNIKNFEPITGRVHLPPPIHQNFEAHNFVVCSFVARLYDYHPQAIPAPYNHSNIDSDEVLFYTEGDFMSRNHIDLMDFTLHPGGIVHGPHPGAMERSIGKKSTEEYAVMVDPFRPLKITEEALKIEDPDYVTSWIEAP
- a CDS encoding ABC transporter permease subunit is translated as MISIFKKDFRAYLSGGVAWAAIAIFSIISTLFLFFFENSFNLFDIGSASMQPYFALSPWLLLFIIPVLSMKSFAEEQQNGTLYWLFSQPVSTLSLVVGKWAAVFVVGLLCLLPSCVIVATLSNLSVTEDHLDMGMMWGGYGGLLLLIAAFSGVGIWASSHASNQMMAYLMGTGANFILYFGIEQLASYKLLGSADYWLQNFGFYYHYMSFTRGLVDSRDVSYFLLVLVLSLGATYYFINKKKS
- a CDS encoding CopD family protein; the protein is MANLIIKALHIIFMVSYFAGIFYLVRLLVYYKDTDAFPEPKQSILRTQYAYMAKRLWDIIILPAGVLMLVFGLCLIYLNPYLLKMPWFHLKLTFLVGLAAYHYWCWRQVQGLQNLKNETLNIANIKLRQANEVATFILFLVVFTVILKANVLAYWWQLLLGFLGIVVLIMVTVKLVNKNKK
- a CDS encoding SAM hydrolase/SAM-dependent halogenase family protein, with protein sequence MPVITLTSDYGLIDPRVGAIKGSIISLKEDARIIDLTHQIEPYNLLQTAYIVRNAYRHFPKGTVHLIAVDSFYHQDRKALVYKVDGHYFVTVDNGVMGLIFFDIKPDEIYEITINNRFDDEVRFTATDILVPAAVHLHNGGLPEVIGRKYATPKEISFPRPIYTDKMMVGQMLYIDNFGNAVSNISRTFFNEKAVLYSQFAIKFRNYTFTKVYQQYTDVVTDWQRESEYHGKSLAIFNDADLLEIAIYKGSRQNGAQSLLGINIGENIYIEFQ
- the lysS gene encoding lysine--tRNA ligase produces the protein MQLSEQEIIRREKLQKLSQMCINAFPADEYAISDTTASIKQNFQEGKAVKLAGRLMSRRIQGKASFAELQDAEGRIQIYFNRDEVCPGEDKTLYNEVYKHLLDIGDIIGIEGELFKTQVGEMTVMVKNFTLLTKALRPLPQAKIDENGVVHDAFNDPELRYRQRYVDLTVNPQVKEIFVKRTKLFNAMRQFFNDAGYFEVETPILQAIPGGAAARPFITHHNALDIPLYMRIANELYLKRLIVGGFDGVYEFSKNFRNEGMDRTHNPEFTAMEIYVAYKDYHWMMDFTEKLLEHCATAVNGTPVSQFGEHTINWKAPYPRISMTEAIKKYTGFDITGKTEEELRTFAQSIGIEVNETMGKGKLIDEIFGEKCEGNFIQPTFITDYPIEMSPLTKKHRSQEGLTERFELMVCGKEIANAYSELNDPIDQRERFEEQLKLSEKGDDEAMFIDQDFIRALEYGMPPTAGLGIGMDRLVMFLTNNASIQEVLFFPQMKPEKLQPKVELNEEEQIILSILDRQEGAQPLAEVKNQAGLSGKKWDKATKNLTKHHLIKVEKIDEVLMMSKS
- a CDS encoding monovalent cation:proton antiporter-2 (CPA2) family protein — protein: MSEGIFTIALVYLGAAITLVPIVRKLGFSSVIGYIIGGILVGPFVLKLTGNAQDVMHSTEFGVVMLLFIIGLELEPRKFWAMRRSILGLGFSQLALTFTLVYLILYASGWATTPNLVISLAFAMSSTAIVLQTLKEKNLFNTVSGEASFSTLLFQDIAVIPILALLPMLSASGQSENEALLITYLPDWLQPFSVILGVGVLILLGRYVFVPFLRYVSRSGMNELLTASSLFLLVGVSELMIIAGLSPALGAFLAGVMLANSEFRHELESQIDPFKGLLLAVFFVSVGSTINFDIIRQDPMFIFSMVMMIIIVKFLVLFVVGRLFKMSNDQNFLYAFGMSQVGEFAFVIITFATKLYLLTDVESSQMVSVVAISMMSTPFLLLLNERIIAPNFNVKQEEDTTDFNLEQLRQKKIIIVGFGHFGSTVGRLLKISGVKATILDNDSNRVNILRQQGFQVYYGDARRLEILRVAGAEQAEILVLCLDDPEGNKFLIQLAKRHFPHLKIFVRARNRFDAYEFINDGVEHIYRETLETAVNMGVDILHASGFRKYAARRLANRFVAIDKDSTVRLARQDIDSDTTFTIKESLEREARLLADDNISFEEDHWLDEEA
- a CDS encoding NAD(P)H-dependent oxidoreductase, producing the protein MFHFPLIWLSVPPLLSLWLSEVLDMRWLNKLQDSPLKDKRALIVVTTGGSEAAFSPEGMYQYPLENYLAPLAKSLELTGVRVERMIPIYTAKQKDQHYVGEVKTLIQQFINSN
- the xth gene encoding exodeoxyribonuclease III; amino-acid sequence: MQIISYNVNGIRAAFNKGLLDWLTIAAPEVICFQESKASPEQIETTKIEEAGYHNYWFSAERKGYSGVGIAAKIEPKRIEYGCGIDAYDREGRIIRADFEDCSVISVYVPSASNIERLDFKMQFCYDFLDYIKTLRKSIPNLIISGDFNICHQAIDIHDPVRLKNVSGFLPIERQWMTDFMAECGLIDSFRFFNDEPNHYSWWSYRQNARARNKGWRLDYHFVAESLKERLKRGVILSEVYHSDHCPVLVGL